A window of Castanea sativa cultivar Marrone di Chiusa Pesio chromosome 1, ASM4071231v1 contains these coding sequences:
- the LOC142622236 gene encoding high mobility group B protein 9, whose amino-acid sequence MSPVARTKSSNVVEGKSYPAPLASHEDVVKDPTVFWDTLRRFHFMMTTKFMIPVIGGKELDLHILYVEVTKRGGYEKVVAEKKWREVGNIFRFSATTTSASFVLRKHYFSLLYHYEQVYFFKLQGPVFTPTVSFPASNPSWRPELALVEYSPKKTNDHPEGPEPLNEGTSCFSAIGTIEGKCDCGYLVSVKLGSEILKGVLYHPEQPDSSTSIPDSNSAIVPYTSKRRHSGQRRRRNRRRGDPNYPKPNRSGYNFFFAEKHYKLKSLYPNREREFTKMIGESWSNLSAEERMVYQNIGLKDKERYKRELKEYKEKMISQTMELGS is encoded by the exons ATGTCGCCGGTGGCGAGAACAAAGAGCTCGAATGTGGTGGAGGGTAAGAGTTATCCTGCTCCACTTGCTTCCCATGAAGATGTTGTCAAAGACCCTACTGTCTTCTGGGACACTCTCAGGCGCTTCCATTTTATGATGACAACTAAatttat GATTCCTGTGATTGGTGGGAAGGAGCTAGATTTGCATATTCTCTATGTAGAGGTTACAAAGAGGGGTGGCTATGAGAAG GTTGTTGCGGAGAAGAAATGGAGAGAAGTGGGTAATATTTTCAGGTTCTCTGCAACAACAACAAGCGCTTCTTTTGTATTGAGGAAACACTACTTTAGTCTTCTTTACCATTATGAACAAGTTTACTTCTTTAAGCTACAAGGTCCAGTGTTTACTCCAACAg TTTCTTTTCCTGCTAGCAACCCTTCGTGGAGACCTGAATTGGCTCTAGTAGAATATTCCCCCAAAAAAACTAATGATCATCCAGAAGGACCAGAACCACTTAATGAAg GCACTTCATGCTTCTCAGCTATTGGAACAATTGAAGGGAAATGCGATTGTGGTTACTTGGTGTCTGTGAAATTGGGCTCTGAGATTCTTAAAGGAGTACTTTATCATCCGGAGCAGCCAGATTCTTCTACCTCAATTCCAGACTCTAACAGTGCCATTGTACCATACACCTCCAAACGTCGCCATTCTGGTCAGAGGAGGAGAAGAAATAGAAGAAGGGGAGACCCCAATTATCCAAAACCCAATAGGAGTGGCTATAACTTTTTCTTTGCCGAGAAGCATTACAAGCTCAAGTCTTTGTACCCAAACAGAGAAAGGGAGTTCACAAAGATGATTGGTGAGTCATGGAGCAACCTCAGCGCTGAAGAAAGGATG GTTTACCAGAACATTGGGTTGAAAGACAAAGAACGATACAAGAGAGAATTGAAAGAGTACAAAGAGAAAATGATCAGTCAGACCATGGAACTTGGAAGTTGA
- the LOC142607963 gene encoding pentatricopeptide repeat-containing protein At5g40410, mitochondrial, which translates to MVKAALSYISDCPLVLYKLFTHRKLHNSLFPQEPLVSALILALNSCSSISYCQAIHARVIKSVDYSDGFIGDQLVTKYVKFGGAEDAQKLFDEMPHKDVVSWNSLISGFSQMGCIGKCLSTLFRMKFEMGMKPNEVTLLSVISACTDFVVLDVGKYIHGCALKLGILLETKVGNSLVNMYGKSGYLDAACRLFEAMPIRNIVSWNSMVMIYKQNGFAEEAVSCFSLMRMAGVEPDEGTIVVLLQACEDLGVGKLAEGFHGLILCYGINANGRILTVLSNLYAKLGRLDTSWKVFREMLNPDRVAWTAMLAGYAVHGHGKKAMEIFESMIKEGLEPDHVTFTHLLNACSHSGFVKEGKYYFKIMSEVYGIVPRLDHYSCMVDLLGRSGLLNDAYELIIHMPMEPNSGVWGALLGACRVYGNIELGKEVAERLIGLDPSDPRNYIMLSNIYCAAGLWRDASQVRTLMKDRGLIRTSGCSFVEHGNKIHRFVAGDRSHPEWEKIYVKLEELIEKIRRAGFVSKTEFVLHDVEEEIKEDMINKHSEKLAIAFGLLVTTAGMPLIIIKNLRICCDCHSTAKFISLVEKRTIIIRDPKRFHHFDNGLCSCGDYW; encoded by the coding sequence ATGGTAAAAGCGGCTCTCTCCTACATTTCTGATTGCCCTTTGGTTCTATACAAACTCTTCACACACAGAAAACTCCACAACTCTCTTTTCCCTCAAGAACCACTCGTTTCCGCTCTCATTCTTGCTTTAAACTCTTGCTCTTCTATTTCATACTGCCAGGCAATTCATGCCCGCGTAATCAAATCTGTGGATTATAGCGATGGGTTTATTGGTGATCAGTTGGTGACTAAGTACGTTAAATTTGGAGGTGCAGAAGATGCACAGAAgttgtttgatgaaatgccgCACAAGGATGTGGTCTCCTGGAATTCTTTAATTTCTGGGTTTTCGCAAATGGGGTGTATTGGTAAGTGCCTAAGTACACTTTTTAGGATGAAATTTGAGATGGGGATGAAACCTAATGAGGTCACACTTTTATCTGTAATCAGTGCCTGTACTGATTTTGTAGTACTAGATGTTGGCAAGTACATTCATGGGTGTGCACTGAAGTTAGGAATATTGTTGGAAACTAAGGTTGGTAACTCTCTTGTTAATATGTATGGGAAGTCCGGGTATTTAGATGCGGCTTGTCGATTATTTGAGGCAATGCCTATTAGGAATATTGTTTCATGGAATTCAATGGTTATGATTTATAAACAAAATGGGTTTGCGGAGGAGGCGGTTAGTTGTTTTAGTTTGATGAGAATGGCTGGAGTTGAGCCTGATGAAGGTACTATTGTGGTCTTGCTTCAGGCTTGTGAAGATTTAGGTGTAGGAAAACTAGCAGAGGGCTTTCATGGTTTAATCCTTTGTTATGGTATCAATGCCAATGGAAGAATTTTGACTGTGCTTTCAAATTTGTATGCAAAGTTGGGGAGATTAGACACATCATGGAAGGTTTTCAGAGAGATGCTTAATCCGGACAGAGTAGCTTGGACAGCCATGCTTGCTGGCTACGCTGTGCACGGGCATGGAAAAAAAGCAATGGAGATCTTTGAAAGCATGATTAAGGAAGGTTTGGAGCCTGATCATGTTACCTTCACGCATCTGTTAAATGCTTGTAGCCATTCAGGGTTTGTCAAGGAGGGAAAGTATTACTTCAAGATCATGTCTGAAGTATATGGAATTGTACCCCGATTGGATCACTATTCATGCATGGTTGATCTTCTTGGCCGCTCTGGTCTTCTGAATGATGCTTATGAGCTGATCATACACATGCCAATGGAACCTAATTCTGGTGTCTGGGGAGCCCTCCTTGGTGCTTGTCGGGTTTATGGTAACATTGAGCTGGGGAAAGAAGTTGCAGAGCGACTAATTGGTTTAGACCCATCAGATCCCAGAAACTATATCATGctttcaaatatatattgtgCTGCTGGTCTATGGAGAGATGCTTCACAGGTTAGGACTTTGATGAAGGATAGAGGTCTCATCAGAACTTCTGGATGCAGTTTTGTTGAACATGGAAACAAAATCCATCGCTTTGTAGCTGGTGATCGATCTCACCCTGAGTGGGAGAAGatatatgtaaagttggaagAACTGATCGAAAAGATTCGGAGGGCTGGATTTGTGTCTAAAACTGAATTTGTTCTGCATGATGTTGAAGAGGAGATTAAAGAGGATATGATCAATAAACACAGTGAGAAGCTAGCCATTGCATTTGGGCTTTTGGTAACCACTGCGGGCATGCCATTAATTATAATAAAGAATCTTAGAATATGCTGTGACTGTCACAGCACTGCAAAGTTCATATCACTGGTTGAGAAGCGTACTATCATAATACGAGATCCAAAGCGATTTCACCACTTTGACAATGGACTCTGCTCTTGTGGTGACTATTGGTGA